One genomic segment of Diceros bicornis minor isolate mBicDic1 chromosome 13, mDicBic1.mat.cur, whole genome shotgun sequence includes these proteins:
- the MARCKSL1 gene encoding MARCKS-related protein: MGSQSSKAPRGDVTAEEAAGASPAKANGQENGHVKSNGDLSPKGEGESPPVNGTEEAAGATGDAIEPAPPSQGAEAKGDAAPKETPKKKKKFSFKKPFKLSGLSFKRNRKEGGGDSSASSPTEEEQEQGEIGACSEEGTAQEGKAVTTPEIQEPQAKGAEASAASKGGDTEEEAGPQAAEQSTPSGPESGPTSASEENE; the protein is encoded by the exons ATGGGCAGCCAGAGCTCCAAGGCTCCCCGGGGCGACGTGACCGCCGAGGAGGCAGCAGGCGCCTCCCCCGCTAAGGCCAACGGACAG GAGAATGGCCACGTGAAAAGCAATGGAGACTTATCTCCCAAGGGCGAAGGGGAGTCGCCCCCCGTGAACGGAAcagaggaggcagctggggccacTGGCGATGCCATCGAGCCAGCACCCCCTAGCCAGGGCGCTGAGGCCAAGGGGGATGCAGCCCCGAAGGAGACccccaagaagaagaagaaattctcttTCAAGAAGCCTTTCAAATTGAGTGGCCTGTCCTTCAAGAGAAATCGGAAGGAGGGTGGGGGTGATTCTTCCGCCTCCTCACCCACAGAGGAAGAGCAGGAGCAGGGGGAGATTGGTGCCTGCAGCGAGGAGGGCACTGCCCAGGAAGGGAAGGCTGTTACCACCCCTGAGATCCAGGAGCCCCAGGCCAAGGGGGCAGAGGCTAGTGCTGCCTCCAAGGGAGGAGACACAGAAGAGGAGGCGGGGCCCCAGGCTGCAGAGCAGTCCACTCCCTCGGGGCCGGAGAGTGGCCCTACATCTGCCAGCGAGGAGAATGAGTAG